From Pyrenophora tritici-repentis strain M4 chromosome 1, whole genome shotgun sequence, the proteins below share one genomic window:
- a CDS encoding SET domain containing protein — translation MPKTAGAVPKGWHVHITYLHAPSYSKKLNSDKVSALIFQKADLGPTAQVYKTRGPYTNVKITPVSDVAHPAYGQHALYANQQLSPDSFILPYLGFVHDQADLNPASDYDLSLDRELAIGVDASTMGNEARFINDYRGVSTAPNAEFRDIHVEIGNGKVEKRVGVFVLSAGKSGKRSSGIGRGQEILVSYGKGFWTERQATEE, via the coding sequence ATGCCTAAAACAGCAGGCGCTGTGCCAAAAGGCTGGCATGTGCACATCACATACCTGCATGCGCCGTCATACTCCAAGAAGCTGAACAGTGACAAAGTCAGCGCCTTGATATTTCAAAAGGCAGATTTGGGGCCGACTGCACAAGTCTACAAGACACGCGGACCATACACAAACGTCAAGATAACACCAGTGTCTGACGTGGCCCACCCGGCATATGGCCAGCATGCGCTGTACGCTAACCAGCAGCTCTCTCCAGATTCCTTCATCCTGCCATATCTTGGCTTTGTTCACGATCAGGCCGATTTGAATCCGGCATCCGACTATGACTTGTCACTCGATCGCGAGCTGGCTATCGGCGTCGATGCTTCCACTATGGGTAATGAAGCACGCTTTATCAACGACTACCGAGGAGTCTCAACGGCACCGAATGCAGAGTTTCGCGACATACATGTCGAGATTGGCAACGGCAAAGTAGAGAAGAGAGTCGGTGTGTTTGTGCTCAGTGCTGGCAAGAGTGGAAAAAGGTCATCAGGCATCGGGCGTGGTCAGGAAATCCTTGTCAGTTACGGCAAGGGTTTCTGGACCGAACGTCAAGCTACGGAAGAGTGA
- a CDS encoding Atrophin-1 multi-domain protein, protein MRSFAVIAGLAAVAVAAPQYENAYPAAPASSAAPSSSAPAVHSSAPGYGASSAAPSSSAPAHVASSSAPAYATTTEVISATTYECPEPTTITYGPSTYIITSSTVLSIPHYTATYVHSASPTPVAPVPSASKPAYTPAVPAASVTKPAYTPAVPEASATKPAYSAAPPAPHYPSSNGTVPNAPVGTATGSVPSATKPVTPPQFTGAAGKATVGFFAVAGAVAAFL, encoded by the coding sequence ATGCGTTCCTTCGCCGTTATTGCTGGCCTTGCTGCCGTTGCCGTTGCCGCTCCTCAGTACGAGAACGCCTACCCTGCTGCCCCGGCCAGCTCTGCTGCTCCTTCCAGCTCCGCCCCGGCTGTCCACTCCTCGGCTCCTGGATACGGTGCCTCTTCCGCTGCTCCGTCTTCATCTGCTCCCGCTCACGTTGCCTCGTCTTCCGCCCCGGCCTACGCCACCACTACTGAGGTCATCAGCGCAACCACCTACGAGTGCCCTGAGCCAACCACCATCACCTACGGCCCCAGCACCTACATCATCACCTCCAGCACTGTCCTTTCAATTCCCCACTACACTGCTACTTACGTCCACTCCGCGAGCCCCACCCCGGTCGCTCCCGTACCCAGCGCCTCCAAGCCAGCTTACACTCCTGCTGTTCCCGCAGCATCCGTCACTAAGCCAGCTTACACTCCCGCTGTTCCTGAAGCTTCTGCTACCAAGCCAGCTTACTCGGCTGCTCCTCCCGCACCCCATTACCCCAGCAGCAACGGCACTGTGCCCAACGCTCCCGTCGGCACTGCCACTGGCTCTGTTCCCAGCGCCACCAAGCCCGTCACCCCTCCCCAGTTCACTGGTGCCGCTGGCAAGGCCACCGTTGGCTTCTTCGCCGTCGCTGGTGCCGTCGCTGCTTTCTTGTAA
- a CDS encoding GMC oxidoreductase — MTIPDEVDIIVCGGGSCGCVVAGRLANLDHNLQVLLIEAGENNLNNPWVFRPGIYPRNMKLDSKTASFYYSRPSEWLDGRRAVVPVAHILGGGSSINFMMYTRASASDYDDFQAKGWTTKELIPLMKKHETYQRSCNNRDIHGFEGPIKVSFGNYTYPIKEDFLRATESQGIPTTDDLQDLVTGHGAEHWLKWINRDTGRRSDSAHGYIHSTRAVHQNLHLLTSNKVEKVILEGDRAVGVKVVPTKPLHPTQQSSRVIRARKQIIVSGGTLSSPLILQRSGIGDPEKLRKAGVKPLVDLPGVGLNFQDHYLTFAPYRAKPGTESFDDFVRGDPEVQKRVFNQWEINGTGPLATNGIEAGVKIRPTEEELKMMDSWPCPEFRSGWDSYFKNKPDKPVMHYSVIAGFFGDHMQLPPGNYYTMEYPFSRGSTHITSPNPYDAPDFDAGFMNDKRDMAPMVWGYIKSRETARRMAAYAGEVHHMHPTYAYDSPARARDMDLATTNAYALPGNITAGIQHGSWTMPLEKGRAPQPNFLSSNQQEIMDDLHYSNEDIKHIEDWTKRHVETTWHSLGTCSMAPKNGNSIVKHGVLDERLNVHGVKGLKVADLSICPDNVGCNTYSTALLIGEKCAVLTGEDLGYSGSALDMKVPTYHAPREVVGLSRL; from the exons ATGACGATCCCCGATGAGGTCGATATCATCGTGTGTGGTGGTGGTTCCTGCGGATGTGTCGTTGCTGGACGTCTGGCCAATCTCGACCACAATCTCCAGGTCCTCTTGATTGAGGCTGGAGAGAACAACCTCAACAACCCATGGGTGTTCCGCCCCGGCATTTACCCTCGTAATATGAAGTTGGACAGCAAGACTGCCTCCTTCTATTACTCTCGCCCTTCGGAGTGGCTCGATGGACGCCGAGCTGTTGTGCCCGTTGCACACATTCTTGGTGGTGGATCTTCGATCAACTTCATGATGTACACCCGAGCCTCCGCTTCTGATTACGATGACTTCCAGGCCAAGGGCTGGACCACCAAGGAGCTCATTCCTCTCATGAAGAAGCACGAGACCTACCAGCGTTCCTGCAACAACCGCGACATTCACGGATTTGAGGGACCCATCAAGGTTTCTTTCGGCAACTACACCTACCCAATCAAGGAGGACTTCCTTCGTGCTACTGAGTCTCAAGGCATCCCCACTACCGACGATCTTCAGGACCTGGTCACGGGACATGGTGCTGAGCACTGGCTCAAGTGGATCAACCGCGACACTGGACGTCGATCTGACTCTGCTCATGGATACATCCACAGCACCCGCGCTGTTCACCAGAACCTTCATCTTCTTACTTCCAACAAAGTTGAGAAGGTTATCTTGGAAGGTGATCGCGCAGTTGGTGTGAAAGTTGTTCCGACCAAGCCTCTCCACCCCACACAGCAGTCTTCCAGAGTTATCAGGGCACGCAAGCAGATTATCGTCTCTGGTGGTACTCTCAGCTCTCCACTTATTCTTCAGCGCTCTGGTATCGGTGACCCAGAGAAGCTCCGCAAGGCTGGCGTCAAGCCCCTGGTCGATCTTCCCGGTGTTGGTCTCAATTTCCAGGACCATTACCTGACCTTTGCTCCGTACAGAGCGAAGCCAGGTACCGAGTCTTTCGATGATTTCGTACGCGGTGATCCCGAAGTTCAAAAGCGAGTATTTAACCAATGGGAAATCAATGGTACTGGACCATTAGCTACCAACGGTATCGAAGCTGGAGTCAAGATTCGTCCTACTGAGGAAGAGCTCAAGATGATGGACAGCTGGCCCTGCCCAGAGTTCCGTTCGGGCTGGGACTCGTATTTCAAGAACAAACCCGACAAGCCAGTTATGCACTACTCCGTTATTGCTGGATTCTTCGGCGACCACATGCAGCTACCCCCAGGCAACTACTATACGAT GGAATATCCATTTTCTCGCGGTTCAACCCATATCACTTCGCCGAACCCATATGACGCACCCGACTTCGACGCAGGCTTCATGAACGATAAGCGAGACATGGCACCGATGGTCTGGGGCTACATTAAGTCGCGTGAGACTGCCCGTCGCATGGCGGCCTATGCCGGTGAAGTGCACCACATGCACCCAACCTATGCCTACGATAGCCCCGCACGCGCCCGCGACATGGATCTAGCTACTACCAATGCGTATGCTTTGCCTGGCAACATCACCGCAGGTATTCAGCATGGTTCCTGGACTATGCCACTCGAGAAGGGCCGTGCTCCCCAGCCTAACTTCTTGAGCTCGAACCAGCAGGAAATCATGGACGATCTCCACTACTCGAACGAGGACATCAAACACATTGAGGATTGGACCAAGC GCCACGTTGAGACTACATGGCACTCACTCGGAACGTGCTCCATGGCTCCCAAGAACGGCAACTCCATCGTCAAGCACGGTGTACTCGACGAGCGCCTGAACGTCCACGGCGTCAAGGGTCTCAAGGTCGCCGACCTGTCCATCTGCCCCGACAACGTTGGCTGCAACACATACTCGACCGCGCTCTTGATCGGCGAGAAGTGCGCCGTGTTGACAGGAGAGGATCTTGGATACAGTGGTAGTGCTCTGGACATGAAGGTTCCTACTTACCATGCTCCCCGCGAGGTTGTTGGTCTTTCCCGCTTGTAG